The Sporosarcina sp. 6E9 genome segment TAAAAGGCTACCGTTTATGGCGACATCTTTGCAATAGCAATTATGGCGGTACCTGTGCAAGGTACAATTATGACTATTCGCCACACTGGATAAACAATCAAAGGGATACCGACAAAGTGTTATACAGTCGATATCCCCTTTTCACGTTATGCAATTGTAGTGTATTATCTGAATAGTGTCTTGCACAGGTACCTAGAACTCTCTATAAAGACGCGTCCTGCTCATTTTGCTTGAATATCTCATCGGCGATTCCCATTGCTTGAACAGCCTTTGGAAAGCCAACATATCCAGCACAGTGGATGATGATTTCGATGATTTCTTCTTTTGTGAGCCCTACTTTCAAAGCAGCTTGCAAGTGAACTTGAAGTTGATCGAAAGCACCTTGCGTAATGAGTGTGGTGAGCGTAATGATTTCCCGTTGAGAAAGGGATAGTGTATTTCTAGCATATAAATCTCCAAAACCAAAGGAGACGATTAATTCCCAAAGGTCGGGGGAAACTTTTTTCATTTGTTCCATTCCGCTACGTACTTCTTCAGAAAATAATTCTTC includes the following:
- a CDS encoding carboxymuconolactone decarboxylase family protein — protein: MEENERYTAGLKVMEELFSEEVRSGMEQMKKVSPDLWELIVSFGFGDLYARNTLSLSQREIITLTTLITQGAFDQLQVHLQAALKVGLTKEEIIEIIIHCAGYVGFPKAVQAMGIADEIFKQNEQDASL